The following proteins are encoded in a genomic region of Pirellulales bacterium:
- a CDS encoding antibiotic biosynthesis monooxygenase, with protein sequence MIHVLATIRLHPGRRAAFLQEFAKLVPLVHAEAGCIEYGAAIDTITKIPAQINLGADAVMVVEKWENVAALAAHLAAPHMNEYRARVNDFVDRVDLQILEPAK encoded by the coding sequence ATGATTCATGTACTGGCGACCATTCGCTTACACCCCGGCCGTCGCGCGGCGTTTCTGCAGGAATTCGCGAAACTCGTGCCGCTGGTGCATGCGGAAGCAGGCTGCATTGAGTACGGCGCGGCGATTGACACAATCACCAAAATCCCGGCGCAAATCAACCTTGGCGCCGATGCGGTCATGGTGGTGGAGAAATGGGAGAACGTCGCGGCGCTGGCGGCCCACTTAGCAGCGCCTCACATGAACGAGTATCGCGCGCGAGTCAACGATTTCGTCGATCGGGTCGACTTGCAGATACTCGAGCCCGCCAAGTAG
- the selA gene encoding L-seryl-tRNA(Sec) selenium transferase: MRTPLFRHVPAMSELLEHPTLKQLVNQISQHGLVAKTRVVLDEVGAELQSAAQGAQFPSVAELADRIARRIRQDQSTRLRPVINATGALLNSAIGGLPLADSAIEAMVLVAQGGSRLDSAHGEATPRAEAAPALLCELTGAEAALVVNNQAGALLLALSALAHGREVLVARGELPEVAPNLPMAELVRASGARLREVGATNRVSIDDYRSAIGEATAMLLTAHTSAFQMIGDVGQPRLADLVALAKERRLPVVHELGAGSLMDLAPLGLAAVPVAADSVRHGAELAILGGRAWVGGPCCGILVGRQTTIETLANHPFANALRPDPVKLAALCATLAFYQRPELARREIPLLRLLDTPLDNLRLRASRLAEQIDACPDIARAYAFEGAADVGGHGLPDQQLPAWCIGVEPHHLSMEQFVNALRHGMPAVVGRLDEGRLLLNLRSVAPGQDQELVQAVIHAARPAAERGRRQ; the protein is encoded by the coding sequence ATGAGAACGCCGCTCTTTCGCCACGTGCCCGCCATGTCCGAACTGCTCGAACATCCCACGCTTAAGCAGTTGGTGAATCAGATCAGCCAGCACGGTTTGGTCGCCAAGACGCGCGTCGTGCTCGACGAGGTGGGCGCCGAGTTGCAGTCCGCGGCGCAAGGCGCTCAGTTCCCGTCGGTCGCGGAGCTGGCCGATCGCATCGCGCGACGCATCCGCCAAGACCAGTCAACACGATTGCGGCCGGTCATCAACGCCACCGGCGCTCTGCTCAACTCGGCGATTGGAGGCTTGCCGTTGGCCGATTCCGCCATCGAGGCCATGGTCTTGGTGGCGCAAGGCGGGTCTCGCCTCGATTCCGCCCACGGCGAGGCAACGCCGCGCGCCGAAGCGGCGCCGGCGCTGTTGTGCGAGCTGACCGGCGCTGAAGCGGCGCTGGTGGTGAACAACCAGGCGGGCGCGCTGCTGCTCGCTCTGTCGGCATTGGCTCATGGTCGCGAAGTCCTTGTCGCGCGTGGCGAACTGCCAGAAGTCGCGCCCAATCTTCCCATGGCCGAATTGGTGCGAGCCAGCGGCGCGCGGCTCCGCGAGGTTGGCGCAACGAATCGGGTGAGTATCGACGACTATCGCAGCGCCATCGGCGAGGCGACCGCGATGCTGTTGACGGCGCATACTAGCGCTTTCCAGATGATCGGCGATGTGGGACAACCGCGACTCGCCGACCTGGTCGCGCTGGCCAAAGAGCGCCGATTGCCAGTTGTTCATGAGTTGGGCGCCGGCTCGCTCATGGATTTGGCGCCGCTGGGGTTGGCTGCTGTTCCAGTCGCGGCCGACAGCGTTCGCCACGGCGCCGAGTTGGCGATCCTGGGCGGAAGGGCCTGGGTCGGAGGTCCGTGTTGCGGAATTCTGGTTGGCCGTCAAACGACGATCGAGACGCTGGCGAACCATCCATTTGCCAACGCGCTTCGCCCGGACCCGGTGAAGTTGGCCGCGCTCTGCGCAACGCTTGCGTTTTACCAACGCCCAGAGCTGGCGCGGCGCGAAATCCCGTTGTTGCGGCTGCTCGACACGCCGCTCGACAATCTCCGGCTGCGAGCCAGTCGGCTGGCTGAACAAATCGACGCTTGTCCAGACATCGCCCGCGCCTACGCCTTCGAAGGCGCCGCCGACGTCGGCGGCCACGGCTTGCCCGACCAACAATTACCGGCCTGGTGCATTGGCGTGGAGCCGCATCATTTGTCGATGGAGCAATTCGTCAACGCGCTGCGCCATGGTATGCCGGCGGTGGTTGGCCGACTTGACGAAGGGCGATTGCTTCTTAATCTGCGCAGCGTGGCGCCCGGCCAGGATCAGGAACTCGTGCAGGCAGTGATCCATGCGGCGCGCCCAGCCGCCGAGCGAGGGCGCCGCCAATAG
- a CDS encoding Gfo/Idh/MocA family oxidoreductase, whose translation MAKKVRVAIIGLGFGAEFIPIYQNHPHAEMYAICQRSPDKLKQVGDAFGVSARYTNLDDVLADPQVDAVHINTPIPDHAPQSLKALKAGKHVACTVPMGTTAEECCRLVEAQRASGKNYMMMETVVYSREFLFVKQLYESGKMGRLQFLRGSHQQEMAGWPGYWEGLPPMWYATHCVSPCLCLPNKRAESVVCHGSGRISEQLISKYGSPFAVETATIKLADSDLAAEVTRSLFNTARQYIESFDAYGELATFEWTRIEHEPAVLHYGEKPQRVEIPDFANLLPAGIQKFTTKGVYDADEAQHLSFIQGSGHGGSHPHLAHEFVMSIVENRAPRPDAETSANWTMTGICAHESAMKGGDRVVIPTP comes from the coding sequence ATGGCCAAGAAAGTTCGCGTGGCGATCATTGGTTTAGGTTTTGGCGCGGAGTTTATTCCGATCTACCAAAATCATCCACACGCCGAGATGTACGCCATTTGCCAGCGGTCGCCCGACAAACTCAAGCAGGTGGGGGACGCGTTTGGCGTCTCGGCGCGCTACACCAATTTGGATGACGTGCTGGCCGATCCCCAGGTCGATGCGGTGCATATCAACACGCCCATTCCCGATCATGCGCCGCAAAGTCTCAAGGCGCTCAAGGCGGGCAAGCATGTCGCCTGCACGGTGCCGATGGGCACAACGGCCGAGGAGTGTTGCCGGCTTGTCGAGGCCCAGCGCGCCAGCGGCAAGAACTACATGATGATGGAGACGGTCGTCTACAGCCGCGAGTTTCTCTTTGTCAAACAATTGTACGAGAGCGGCAAGATGGGGCGCTTGCAGTTTCTCCGCGGTTCGCATCAGCAGGAAATGGCGGGCTGGCCCGGATATTGGGAAGGTCTGCCGCCCATGTGGTACGCCACCCACTGCGTGAGTCCTTGTTTATGTCTGCCCAACAAGCGCGCCGAATCGGTCGTTTGCCATGGCTCGGGACGCATCAGTGAGCAACTGATTTCGAAGTACGGCTCCCCTTTTGCCGTGGAGACTGCCACGATCAAACTGGCCGATTCTGATCTGGCCGCGGAGGTGACTCGCAGCTTGTTCAATACGGCCCGCCAATATATCGAGAGCTTCGACGCTTATGGCGAGTTGGCGACCTTCGAATGGACGCGGATTGAACATGAGCCCGCTGTGCTGCACTATGGCGAAAAGCCGCAGCGCGTCGAGATCCCCGACTTCGCGAACTTGCTGCCCGCCGGGATTCAAAAATTCACCACGAAGGGGGTCTACGACGCCGACGAAGCACAGCACCTGTCTTTCATTCAAGGGTCAGGGCATGGCGGCTCTCACCCGCACTTGGCGCACGAGTTCGTCATGTCGATCGTCGAAAATCGGGCCCCCCGTCCCGACGCGGAAACCAGCGCCAACTGGACCATGACCGGTATCTGCGCGCACGAGTCGGCGATGAAGGGCGGCGATCGAGTGGTGATCCCCACACCGTAA
- a CDS encoding type VI secretion system tube protein Hcp: MMFKRCLFFWCALLGCTALARAGLFLQVDGIQGGSTAEGYENAIEIKEFALKVQLDPETGGGGGQGGSPDWVLAPQFRSIISQASPKLLLASLSGKNIREATLSVTRNNEENQRYLEWKFEDLQISSYATRGWAIGVPQEVFSFLPSAIELSYWPQKADGSLGDPIKIRYDFENNKAGGAIAVPEPSGIALLSVGVLGVALIVARRHRRVAAEL; encoded by the coding sequence ATGATGTTCAAGCGTTGCTTATTCTTTTGGTGCGCGCTGTTGGGCTGCACTGCGTTGGCGCGTGCCGGATTGTTCCTGCAGGTCGATGGCATCCAGGGCGGATCGACTGCAGAAGGTTATGAAAACGCGATTGAGATCAAGGAGTTCGCGCTCAAAGTCCAACTCGACCCTGAAACCGGTGGCGGAGGAGGCCAAGGCGGCAGTCCCGATTGGGTGCTGGCGCCGCAATTCCGTTCGATCATCAGCCAAGCGTCTCCCAAGCTGTTGTTGGCGTCATTGAGCGGCAAGAACATCCGGGAAGCCACGCTCAGCGTGACGCGCAACAATGAAGAGAACCAGCGCTACCTGGAGTGGAAATTCGAAGATCTCCAGATCTCCAGTTATGCCACGCGCGGCTGGGCCATCGGCGTACCGCAGGAGGTCTTCAGCTTCTTGCCGTCCGCCATTGAGTTGAGCTATTGGCCGCAAAAGGCAGACGGCTCGCTGGGCGATCCCATCAAGATTCGATATGACTTCGAGAACAACAAAGCAGGCGGCGCTATCGCCGTGCCCGAGCCATCCGGCATCGCGCTGCTGTCTGTGGGCGTGCTTGGCGTCGCGCTGATAGTGGCGAGGCGACATCGCCGAGTCGCCGCCGAACTTTAG
- a CDS encoding PadR family transcriptional regulator, translated as MKRTRTNTDFLNGVPELLILQLLARRSMYGYELVRAIECGTAQALEFGEGCVYPVLHRLEAEGALASRREVVGGRNRVVYRVTPAGRKRLAESTASWRRVAAAIGQVLLGEQDGQPAIA; from the coding sequence TTGAAACGAACACGCACGAACACCGATTTTTTGAACGGTGTGCCCGAGTTGCTGATTTTGCAGCTTTTGGCACGCCGTTCCATGTATGGATACGAACTGGTGCGCGCCATTGAATGCGGGACCGCACAGGCCCTGGAATTTGGGGAAGGCTGCGTGTATCCCGTGTTGCATCGCCTCGAAGCCGAGGGGGCGTTGGCGAGCCGTCGCGAGGTCGTCGGCGGGCGAAATCGGGTGGTGTACCGAGTGACGCCGGCGGGGCGCAAGCGACTTGCGGAATCGACGGCGAGCTGGCGCAGGGTCGCTGCGGCCATTGGGCAGGTCTTGCTAGGAGAGCAGGATGGACAGCCAGCAATTGCTTGA